The sequence GTCCCGCACGTCCAGCCTGCCCGCCTTCAACGCCGTGATCAGCGGCGCGTGGTGCGCGAGGATGCCGAGATACCCCTCGGAACCGGGCACCTGGAGCGAGATGACCTGCGTCTCCAGCAAAAGCTTCTGCGGCGTGACCAGCCGGAAGGTGAAGGTGTTCTCCGCCATGTTCGCGTGCCGGGGGACCCGGGGGAAGCGGCGGCCGGAGCCGCCGCGTCAGCCCTAGGCCGCCGCGCCGACCCCCATCTGCTCCGCCTTCTGGTAGACCTCTTCGATCGTCCCGACCATGTAGAACGCCTGCTCGGGAATGTGATCGCACTTGCCGTCCACGATCTGCTTGAACGAGCGGATCGTGTCCTCGAGCTTCACGTACCGCCCCGGCGTCCCCGTGAACACCTCGGCGACGAAGAACGGCTGCGACAAAAACCGCTGAATGCGGCGCGCGCGGCCGACGGTGAGCTTGTCGTCCTCCGAGAGCTCGTCGATGCCGAGGATCGCGATGATGTCCTGCAGATCCTTGTAACGCTGCAGCGTTCGCTGCACGG is a genomic window of Candidatus Eisenbacteria bacterium containing:
- the atpC gene encoding ATP synthase F1 subunit epsilon, encoding MAENTFTFRLVTPQKLLLETQVISLQVPGSEGYLGILAHHAPLITALKAGRLDVRDATGHVTSYDVTGGFLEVSNNRASVLADSAEPHAS